A window of Trueperaceae bacterium contains these coding sequences:
- a CDS encoding DUF456 family protein, producing MTILAFVVFLLTFAVAALGVVLPLLPGVPVAALGALAAAAIMGFERFGVVVLVQVGLLAVLSQLLDVLGTWVGSKAYGAGRAGTWGGIVGSFVGIIAFPPWGFLFGAVIGAVLAELLVGRTPAAALRSGLGAFVGTLGGTVAKLVIMVVIGVLVFPRFFAG from the coding sequence GTGACGATCCTCGCCTTCGTCGTCTTCCTGCTCACCTTCGCGGTGGCCGCGCTCGGCGTGGTGCTGCCGCTCCTCCCCGGCGTGCCGGTGGCGGCGCTGGGAGCGCTCGCGGCGGCCGCCATCATGGGCTTCGAGCGGTTCGGCGTGGTCGTGTTGGTGCAGGTCGGCCTCCTCGCCGTCCTGTCGCAGCTCCTCGACGTCCTCGGCACCTGGGTGGGCTCCAAGGCGTACGGCGCCGGTCGCGCCGGCACCTGGGGCGGCATCGTCGGTTCGTTCGTCGGCATCATCGCCTTCCCGCCGTGGGGGTTCCTCTTCGGCGCCGTCATCGGCGCGGTGCTGGCCGAGCTGCTCGTTGGGCGCACGCCCGCCGCCGCCCTGCGCTCCGGCCTCGGCGCCTTCGTCGGCACGTTGGGCGGCACGGTGGCGAAACTCGTCATAATGGTCGTCATCGGCGTCCTCGTGTTCCCGCGCTTCTTCGCGGGCTGA
- a CDS encoding MogA/MoaB family molybdenum cofactor biosynthesis protein — translation MVRTAILTVTRPNAPSDGEDQTARALRQVLKGGPFVEVDYQSVPDEQALIRAKLRVWCDQGGVDLVLTTGGVGLGLRDRTPEATAEVIEREVRGLPEAMRAALAREQPLAVLSRALAGVRRSTLIVNLPATPDSARTALAAVVTALAFAVEEVRGERIVPPAT, via the coding sequence ATGGTGCGGACAGCCATCTTGACGGTGACGCGGCCCAACGCCCCAAGCGACGGCGAGGACCAGACGGCGCGAGCGCTGAGGCAGGTGCTGAAGGGCGGGCCGTTCGTGGAGGTCGACTACCAGAGCGTCCCGGACGAGCAGGCGCTCATCCGCGCCAAGCTGCGCGTCTGGTGCGACCAGGGGGGCGTGGACCTCGTCCTGACCACGGGCGGCGTGGGCCTGGGCCTGCGCGACCGCACGCCGGAGGCCACCGCCGAGGTGATCGAGCGCGAGGTCAGGGGGTTGCCGGAGGCCATGCGCGCCGCCCTCGCCAGGGAGCAGCCGCTGGCCGTGCTGTCGCGCGCCCTGGCGGGCGTGAGGCGCAGCACGCTCATCGTCAACCTGCCCGCCACGCCGGACTCGGCGCGCACGGCGCTGGCGGCGGTGGTCACCGCGCTCGCGTTCGCGGTCGAGGAGGTTCGCGGGGAGCGCATCGTGCCGCCCGCCACCTGA
- the sucC gene encoding ADP-forming succinate--CoA ligase subunit beta, whose protein sequence is MKIHEYQAKELMQRRGLAVPIGRVARTVDEAVEAVRPIVEASGNPVVVVKSQIHAGGRGKGRFVEHPEVAGVNVVTAGVAGGVKAAEERVRELAKTMLGSTLVTVQTGPGGKQVNRLYVEQGIDIARELYLSVVLDRSTGRNVVMASTEGGMDIEEVAHATPEKILRESVDPATGLLDFQARRMAFALGLTGEAHKNGARFIRALAALATDLDTDMVEINPLVVTKGGQVMALDGKMSFDNNALFRHKDLLEMRDLTEEDPAEVEAGKFGLSFIKLEGTVGCLVNGAGLAMATMDTIKQVGGEPANFLDVGGGATTENVTAAFKIITRDASVKGIFVNIFGGIMKCDTIANGVVEAVHQVGLKVPLVVRLEGTNVALGKKIIDESGLNVISASDMKDGARKIVELAGGAK, encoded by the coding sequence TTGAAGATCCACGAGTACCAAGCCAAGGAGCTGATGCAGCGGCGCGGCCTCGCCGTGCCCATCGGCCGCGTGGCGCGCACCGTAGACGAGGCCGTCGAGGCCGTCCGTCCCATCGTCGAGGCGAGCGGCAACCCGGTGGTGGTTGTGAAGTCGCAGATCCACGCGGGCGGCCGCGGCAAGGGGCGCTTCGTCGAGCACCCCGAGGTGGCCGGCGTGAACGTCGTCACCGCCGGCGTCGCCGGCGGGGTCAAGGCCGCCGAGGAGCGCGTGCGCGAGCTCGCCAAGACCATGCTCGGTTCCACCCTGGTCACCGTGCAGACGGGCCCAGGCGGCAAGCAGGTCAACCGCCTCTACGTCGAGCAGGGCATCGACATCGCCCGCGAGCTCTACCTCTCCGTCGTCCTCGACCGCAGCACCGGCCGCAACGTCGTCATGGCGTCCACCGAGGGCGGGATGGACATCGAGGAGGTGGCGCACGCCACCCCGGAGAAGATCCTGCGCGAGAGCGTGGACCCGGCCACGGGCCTGCTAGACTTCCAGGCGCGCCGCATGGCGTTCGCCCTCGGCTTGACGGGCGAGGCGCACAAGAACGGCGCCCGGTTCATCCGCGCCCTCGCGGCCCTCGCCACGGACCTCGACACCGACATGGTCGAGATCAACCCGCTGGTCGTGACCAAGGGTGGGCAGGTCATGGCCCTCGACGGCAAGATGAGCTTCGACAACAACGCGCTCTTCCGTCACAAGGACCTGCTGGAGATGCGCGACCTGACCGAGGAGGACCCCGCCGAGGTAGAGGCCGGCAAGTTCGGGCTGTCGTTCATCAAGCTCGAGGGCACGGTCGGTTGCCTGGTGAACGGCGCCGGCCTGGCCATGGCCACGATGGACACCATCAAGCAGGTGGGCGGCGAGCCCGCCAACTTCCTCGACGTCGGGGGCGGCGCCACCACCGAGAACGTCACCGCCGCCTTCAAGATCATCACGCGCGACGCGAGCGTCAAGGGGATCTTCGTCAACATCTTCGGGGGCATCATGAAGTGCGACACGATCGCCAACGGCGTCGTGGAGGCCGTGCACCAGGTGGGCCTCAAGGTGCCGCTCGTCGTGCGGCTCGAGGGCACCAACGTGGCGCTGGGCAAGAAGATCATCGACGAGTCTGGCCTCAACGTGATCAGCGCCTCCGACATGAAGGACGGCGCCCGCAAGATCGTCGAGCTTGCCGGGGGTGCCAAGTGA
- the sucD gene encoding succinate--CoA ligase subunit alpha translates to MSVLVDLNTRLIVQGLGEAGSFHTDKAIAYGTNVVGAVRPGKGGQSVRFEGETDHSGVPGRPDRYAVDVPSFDTVSAAVAATGANATVVFVPPPFAADAIMEAAEAGVKLIVTITEGIPIMDMVRVKRYLEGKPVRLVGPNCPGVITPHQCKIGIMPGYIHQHGRIGVVSRSGTLTYEAVKQLTDAGLGQTTAVGIGGDPVNGTNFIDVLELFNADPATEGVIMIGEIGGSAEEDAAAWIKANMRKPVASFIAGTTAPPGKRMGHAGAIISGGMGTAADKIAALEGAGVVVAATPSDMGSAMLEAMRRAGLA, encoded by the coding sequence GTGAGCGTCCTGGTCGACCTGAACACGCGCCTCATCGTCCAGGGCCTGGGCGAGGCGGGCAGCTTCCACACCGACAAGGCCATCGCCTACGGCACCAACGTGGTGGGGGCCGTGCGCCCCGGCAAGGGCGGCCAGAGCGTGCGCTTCGAGGGCGAGACGGACCACTCGGGCGTGCCCGGCAGGCCGGACCGTTACGCGGTCGACGTGCCGAGCTTCGACACCGTCTCGGCGGCCGTGGCCGCCACGGGAGCGAACGCCACCGTGGTGTTCGTGCCGCCGCCGTTCGCGGCCGACGCCATCATGGAGGCGGCCGAGGCCGGCGTGAAGCTCATCGTGACCATCACCGAGGGCATCCCGATCATGGACATGGTGAGGGTCAAGCGTTACCTGGAGGGCAAGCCCGTGCGGCTCGTCGGGCCCAACTGCCCCGGCGTCATCACCCCGCACCAGTGCAAGATCGGCATCATGCCCGGCTACATCCACCAGCACGGCCGCATCGGGGTCGTCAGCCGGTCGGGCACGCTGACCTACGAGGCCGTCAAGCAGCTGACCGACGCGGGTCTGGGTCAGACCACGGCGGTAGGCATCGGCGGCGACCCGGTCAACGGCACGAACTTCATCGACGTACTCGAGCTCTTCAACGCCGACCCCGCCACCGAGGGCGTCATCATGATCGGCGAGATCGGCGGCAGCGCCGAGGAGGACGCGGCCGCCTGGATCAAGGCCAACATGCGCAAGCCGGTGGCGTCCTTCATCGCCGGCACCACGGCCCCGCCGGGCAAGCGCATGGGGCACGCAGGCGCCATCATCTCGGGCGGCATGGGCACGGCGGCCGACAAGATCGCGGCCCTCGAGGGCGCGGGCGTGGTGGTGGCGGCCACCCCGTCGGACATGGGCAGCGCCATGCTCGAGGCGATGCGGCGCGCCGGGCTCGCCTGA
- the gluQRS gene encoding tRNA glutamyl-Q(34) synthetase GluQRS produces MSHHRRDGGYRGRFAPSPTGYLHLGNARTALVAWLRARSFGGAFVLRVEDIDGPRTRPEAVTGNLAELRWLGLDWDEGPDVGGPHGPYRQSERGALYEAALERLEAAGRVFECYLSRKDQADAAGAPHASPGPGGERVYGEAERRLNARLAPARRAAGARPSRRFMVPHAAVSFTDACLGPTVVDLTLSFGDFVVRRADGLWAYQLAVTVDDAAMGVTEVVRGADLLASAAAQLALYEALGLTAPGFCHTPLLLDGAGERLAKRRGDLTLHALRERGVRAARVLGLLAHLLGVLPAPAELAAAELTAAFDVDRHSCAAAPLLPDHLDWLVA; encoded by the coding sequence CTGAGCCACCACCGCCGCGACGGCGGGTACCGGGGTCGTTTCGCGCCCTCCCCCACCGGCTACCTTCACCTGGGCAACGCCCGCACCGCGCTCGTGGCGTGGCTGCGGGCGCGCTCGTTCGGCGGCGCGTTCGTGCTGCGCGTGGAGGACATCGACGGGCCCCGTACCCGCCCGGAGGCCGTGACGGGCAACTTGGCCGAGCTCCGGTGGCTGGGCCTCGACTGGGACGAGGGGCCGGACGTCGGGGGTCCTCACGGGCCGTACCGCCAGTCGGAGCGGGGCGCCCTGTACGAGGCGGCCCTGGAGCGACTCGAGGCCGCCGGTAGGGTGTTCGAGTGCTACCTGTCGCGCAAGGACCAGGCCGACGCGGCCGGCGCGCCCCACGCCTCGCCGGGTCCCGGCGGCGAGCGCGTCTACGGCGAGGCGGAGCGCCGTCTCAACGCCCGGCTGGCCCCCGCCAGGCGGGCGGCCGGCGCCAGGCCCAGCAGGCGCTTCATGGTGCCTCACGCCGCAGTCTCGTTCACAGACGCCTGCCTCGGCCCCACCGTCGTCGACCTGACGCTGAGCTTCGGCGACTTCGTGGTGAGGCGCGCGGACGGGCTCTGGGCCTATCAGCTGGCCGTCACGGTCGACGACGCCGCCATGGGGGTGACGGAGGTGGTGCGGGGCGCCGACCTGCTGGCGAGCGCGGCGGCGCAGCTGGCGCTCTACGAGGCGCTGGGGCTGACGGCGCCAGGCTTCTGCCACACGCCGCTCCTGCTGGACGGGGCGGGCGAGCGGTTGGCGAAGCGGCGGGGCGACCTCACCCTGCACGCCCTGCGGGAGCGCGGCGTGCGGGCCGCGCGCGTGCTCGGCCTCCTCGCCCACCTGCTCGGCGTGCTGCCGGCGCCGGCCGAGCTGGCGGCCGCGGAGCTGACCGCGGCCTTCGACGTCGACCGGCACTCGTGCGCGGCGGCCCCGCTCCTCCCGGACCACCTCGACTGGCTGGTGGCGTGA
- a CDS encoding tryptophan synthase subunit alpha, which produces MPRLHGRGGRAAPGAQRLPHAAAWRRGRERHERHAHPQGRHQRGDPRLGDQREGHLLRPRLRRRPAPLPHDGPRLPEHHRAGGERPAGGGRGATRARRHSRLRGWWQQRRGHLRPLRLPERGGAAAAGGGGGRRSRRGERHARRLARRRQDGGAARLAHVPALRRRRSDLAAPQRVGRPRLPRRRPRAQLLLPAGPGHLRARHRRRGAGGLRGPGTSRGHRAGARERPRGGARAQARAADARGSGAGGQPLRAGRQGRRRGAAPRRRGGGGVTRVAAAFDRARSEGRAAFVAFLTASYPDDARFLAAARTVLEHADALEVGLPFSDPLGDGPVIQRASEAALAGGAGPVRTLELVTELRRTTAKPILVMTYYNPVYCFAGGEAGFVRAAKAAGADGLILPDLPPDEGPALIAAARAVDLDTVFLVAPTSTPARLELVTAACRGFVYAVSVTGVTGVREGVPAEVAELVAATKAVTDLPVAVGFGVASAASARQVAAVADGVVVGSALVSALGRGEALGPLAAELAAGCVRT; this is translated from the coding sequence ATGCCGCGTCTACATGGGCGAGGAGGACGTGCGGCGCCAGGCGCTCAACGTCTACCGCATGCGGCTGCTTGGCGCCGAGGTCGTGAGCGTCACGAGCGGCACGCGCACCCTCAAGGACGCCACCAACGAGGCGATCCGCGACTGGGTGACCAACGTGAGGGGCACCTACTACGTCCTCGGCTCCGTCGTCGGCCCGCACCCCTACCCCATGATGGTCCGCGACTTCCAGAGCATCATCGGGCGGGAGGTGAGCGCCCAGCTGGAGGCGGCCGAGGGGCGACGCGTGCCCGACGCCATAGTCGCCTGCGTGGGTGGTGGCAGCAACGCCGTGGGCATCTTCGCCCCCTTCGCCTACCTGAGCGCGGCGGAGCGGCCGCTGCTGGTGGGGGTGGAGGCCGGCGGTCACGGCGTGGCGAGCGGCATGCACGCCGCCTCGCTCGCCGGCGGCAAGACGGGGGTGCTGCACGGCTCGCTCATGTACCTGCTCTCCGACGACGACGGTCAGATCTCGCCGCCCCACAGCGTGTCGGCCGGCCTCGACTACCCCGGCGTCGGCCCCGAGCACAGCTACTACTTCCAGCAGGGCCTGGCCACCTACGTGCCCGTCACCGACGACGAGGCGCTGGCGGCCTTCGGGGCCCTGGCACGAGCCGAGGGCATCGTGCCGGCGCTCGAGAGCGCCCACGCGGTGGCGCACGCGCTCAAGCTCGCGCCGCGGATGCGCGAGGATCAGGTGCTGGTGGTCAACCTCTCCGGGCGGGGCGACAAGGACGTCGCCGAGGTGCTGCGCCTCGGCGGCGCGGGGGCGGCGGCGTGACCCGCGTTGCCGCCGCCTTCGACCGCGCCCGCAGCGAGGGGCGCGCGGCCTTCGTGGCGTTCCTCACCGCGTCGTACCCCGACGACGCGCGCTTCCTCGCCGCGGCGCGCACCGTGCTCGAGCACGCCGACGCGCTCGAGGTCGGCCTGCCCTTCTCCGACCCGCTCGGCGACGGCCCCGTCATCCAGCGCGCCAGCGAGGCGGCGCTCGCGGGCGGCGCCGGGCCGGTCCGCACCCTCGAGTTGGTGACCGAACTCAGGCGCACGACCGCCAAGCCCATCCTCGTGATGACCTACTACAACCCCGTCTACTGCTTCGCGGGCGGGGAGGCCGGCTTCGTCCGCGCCGCCAAGGCGGCCGGCGCAGACGGCCTCATACTGCCCGACCTCCCGCCCGACGAGGGTCCGGCGCTGATAGCCGCCGCCCGCGCCGTGGACCTCGACACCGTGTTCCTGGTGGCGCCCACCTCTACCCCGGCCCGCCTCGAGCTGGTCACCGCGGCCTGCCGCGGCTTCGTGTACGCCGTGTCGGTCACGGGCGTGACCGGCGTGAGGGAGGGCGTGCCGGCCGAGGTGGCGGAGCTCGTGGCGGCCACCAAGGCCGTCACCGACCTGCCCGTTGCCGTCGGCTTCGGGGTGGCGAGCGCGGCGAGCGCGCGCCAGGTCGCGGCGGTGGCCGACGGCGTGGTAGTGGGCTCCGCGCTCGTGAGCGCCCTCGGCCGCGGCGAGGCGCTGGGACCGCTCGCCGCCGAGCTCGCCGCCGGGTGCGTGAGGACGTGA
- a CDS encoding septal ring lytic transglycosylase RlpA family protein, which produces MRALSRLDSGGAAGAVRSAGAAFALLAALALAGCAPGVVRADTNGNGASGAQPATLAARAAPGSQTGMASWYGPGFAGRRTANGEVFDPSQLTAAHRELPFNTLVRVTNETNGRNVVVRINDRGPFKGGRIIDLSRAGAEAIGMVGAGVARVTLEVLTLPAGTVRVGVSGGLRGFEVLSRTHAVGTLLALTPLEGGEPVVVRVVAGALPLESPADLLVGYELYATVGSEAALSGD; this is translated from the coding sequence ATGCGCGCCCTCTCTCGTCTCGACAGTGGCGGTGCCGCCGGTGCCGTCAGGTCGGCCGGCGCCGCCTTCGCCCTGCTGGCGGCGCTCGCGCTGGCCGGCTGCGCCCCCGGCGTCGTGCGGGCCGACACCAACGGTAACGGCGCTTCCGGCGCCCAACCCGCGACGCTCGCCGCGCGCGCCGCGCCCGGCTCGCAGACCGGCATGGCGTCGTGGTACGGCCCCGGGTTCGCGGGTCGGCGCACCGCCAACGGCGAAGTGTTCGACCCCAGCCAGCTCACCGCCGCGCACCGCGAGCTGCCCTTCAACACCCTGGTCAGGGTCACGAACGAGACGAACGGGCGCAACGTCGTCGTCCGGATCAACGACCGCGGTCCGTTCAAGGGCGGCAGGATCATCGACCTCTCCCGCGCCGGCGCCGAGGCGATAGGCATGGTCGGGGCGGGCGTGGCGCGCGTGACGCTCGAGGTGCTCACGTTGCCCGCCGGCACCGTGCGCGTCGGTGTCTCCGGCGGGCTGCGGGGCTTCGAGGTCCTGTCGCGCACGCACGCCGTCGGCACGCTCCTGGCGCTCACGCCGCTCGAGGGTGGCGAGCCCGTCGTGGTGCGCGTGGTGGCGGGCGCGCTCCCCCTGGAGAGCCCTGCCGACCTGCTCGTCGGCTACGAGCTGTACGCCACCGTCGGTTCCGAGGCCGCCCTCAGCGGCGACTGA
- a CDS encoding TatD family hydrolase, with amino-acid sequence MTDSHCHLDRCDDPAAAVDQSLAAIVTVGTDAERSRAAVAAAERHPNVYAAVGVHPNDASLAADPAVRAAVAELARHPLVVAIGETGFDRYWEDETPASQLAAFEWQLELARDVDKPLVLHVRDKQGQEGAALAAAAALRAGGYGKGMLHCFGGHTGLLEVGLELGWMVSFAGNLTYKSAADLRSLAARVPLDRLLVETDSPYLAPVPHRGKPNVPANVRHTAALLAQVVEATPTELEAVLDANAERFFGFAAARAAAA; translated from the coding sequence GTGACCGACAGCCATTGCCATCTCGACAGGTGTGACGACCCTGCCGCCGCCGTCGATCAGTCGCTCGCCGCCATCGTCACCGTGGGCACCGACGCAGAGCGCAGCCGCGCCGCCGTGGCCGCCGCCGAACGACACCCCAACGTCTACGCGGCGGTGGGGGTGCACCCCAACGACGCGAGCCTCGCCGCCGACCCGGCGGTGCGCGCCGCCGTGGCCGAGCTGGCCAGGCACCCGCTCGTGGTGGCCATCGGCGAGACCGGCTTCGACCGCTACTGGGAGGACGAGACGCCCGCGTCGCAACTGGCGGCGTTCGAGTGGCAGCTCGAGCTGGCCCGCGACGTGGACAAGCCACTCGTCCTGCACGTGCGCGACAAGCAGGGTCAGGAGGGCGCCGCGCTCGCGGCGGCCGCCGCCCTCCGCGCCGGCGGTTACGGCAAGGGCATGCTGCACTGCTTCGGCGGCCATACCGGCCTGCTCGAGGTCGGCCTGGAGCTCGGCTGGATGGTGTCGTTCGCAGGGAACCTGACCTACAAGAGCGCGGCGGACCTGCGCAGTCTGGCCGCGCGGGTGCCCCTCGACCGGCTCCTCGTCGAGACGGACAGCCCCTACCTCGCGCCCGTTCCGCACCGCGGCAAGCCGAACGTCCCCGCCAACGTCCGCCACACGGCCGCGCTGCTCGCCCAGGTGGTCGAGGCCACCCCCACGGAGCTCGAGGCCGTGCTCGACGCCAACGCCGAGCGCTTCTTCGGCTTCGCCGCCGCGCGCGCGGCGGCGGCGTAG
- a CDS encoding alpha/beta hydrolase, translated as MDDAPQFVDESTYVEAPGAELFAEQVGPVAAPAVYYLHGGPGYSSHSFKELMGDDLGAWRMIYADVRGGGRSYAAAGTAADPATLADDVATVLDALGVGSAVLLGHGFGALIAVRAALAHPERVTGLVLVNPWLSLPLLARRLLAAAEVAAGIEAASTAGAADGDAAATADAAFALVNPKALFDALEFPTPAARLRLEHVDAEALLGPQEEDASDEVWHLEVLDRLGELELTGIKTVILAGVNDGTSYPEQVEAALPLVPSGLVSLVPGGHYPWLDDPETFTEVLQLALDDLTADAAS; from the coding sequence GTGGACGACGCACCACAGTTCGTCGACGAGTCGACCTACGTCGAGGCGCCCGGCGCGGAGCTGTTCGCGGAGCAGGTCGGGCCGGTCGCCGCCCCCGCCGTCTACTACCTGCACGGCGGCCCGGGCTACTCCAGCCACTCCTTCAAGGAGCTGATGGGCGACGACCTGGGCGCCTGGCGCATGATCTACGCCGACGTGCGCGGCGGCGGCCGGTCGTACGCCGCGGCGGGCACCGCCGCCGACCCGGCAACCCTGGCCGACGACGTGGCGACCGTGCTCGACGCCCTAGGGGTGGGCAGCGCGGTCCTACTGGGCCACGGCTTCGGAGCGCTCATCGCCGTCCGGGCGGCGCTCGCTCACCCGGAGCGGGTGACGGGCCTCGTCCTGGTCAACCCGTGGCTGTCGCTGCCGCTCCTCGCGCGGCGGCTGCTCGCCGCCGCCGAGGTGGCGGCCGGCATCGAGGCGGCGTCGACCGCGGGCGCGGCCGACGGCGACGCCGCCGCCACCGCCGACGCCGCCTTCGCCCTCGTGAACCCCAAGGCGCTCTTCGACGCCCTCGAGTTCCCCACGCCCGCTGCCAGGCTGCGCCTCGAGCACGTCGACGCGGAGGCGCTCCTCGGGCCGCAGGAGGAGGACGCCTCCGACGAGGTGTGGCACCTCGAGGTCCTCGACCGCCTTGGCGAGCTCGAGCTCACGGGCATCAAGACGGTGATCCTGGCGGGCGTGAACGACGGCACCTCGTACCCGGAGCAGGTCGAGGCGGCGTTGCCGCTCGTCCCCAGCGGCCTCGTCAGCCTTGTGCCGGGGGGGCACTACCCGTGGCTCGACGACCCGGAGACCTTCACCGAGGTCCTGCAGCTGGCGCTCGATGACCTGACGGCGGACGCGGCGTCGTGA
- a CDS encoding YqeG family HAD IIIA-type phosphatase, protein MNGAPPRRAGACYPPRVLQPDERVASVHEVTPRWLAERGLDGLLVDLDDTLLPAAAERVDESVYAWFHGLREAGVRLAILSNGETGRVRAVSEAAGVPALALAGKPFGRAFKRGLRLIDLPAHRTAMVGDQLFTDVLGAKRAGLSAVLVTPLSPGKLPHTRLARRLERWVLGCAKRGEMSEDR, encoded by the coding sequence GTGAACGGCGCCCCGCCGCGCCGCGCCGGCGCGTGCTACCCTCCGCGGGTGCTGCAACCCGACGAGAGGGTCGCCTCGGTGCACGAGGTCACGCCGCGCTGGCTGGCGGAGCGCGGCCTGGACGGGCTCCTCGTCGACCTCGACGACACGTTGCTCCCCGCGGCCGCCGAGCGCGTGGACGAGAGCGTCTACGCCTGGTTCCATGGGCTGAGAGAGGCGGGCGTGCGGCTGGCGATACTATCCAACGGCGAGACGGGGCGTGTCAGGGCGGTGAGCGAGGCGGCCGGCGTTCCGGCGCTGGCGCTAGCCGGCAAGCCGTTCGGCCGGGCGTTCAAGCGCGGCCTGCGCCTCATCGACCTGCCGGCCCACCGGACGGCCATGGTGGGCGACCAGTTGTTCACCGACGTGCTCGGCGCCAAGCGCGCCGGACTCAGCGCCGTCCTGGTGACGCCACTGTCGCCGGGTAAACTTCCTCATACCAGGCTCGCCAGGCGACTGGAAAGATGGGTGTTGGGCTGTGCGAAGCGAGGAGAGATGAGCGAGGACAGATGA